The following proteins come from a genomic window of Miscanthus floridulus cultivar M001 chromosome 2, ASM1932011v1, whole genome shotgun sequence:
- the LOC136538980 gene encoding chaperonin CPN60-2, mitochondrial, producing MYRAAASLASKVRQAGSSSAARQVGSRLAWSRNYAAKDIKFGVEARALMLRGVEELADAVKVTMGPKGRNVVIEQSFGAPKVTKDGVTVAKSIEFKDRVKNVGASLVKQVANATNDTAGDGTTCATVLTKAIFTEGCKSVAAGMNAMDLRRGISMAVDAVVTNLKSMARMISTSEEIAQVGTISANGEREIGELIAKAMEKVGKEGVITIADGNTLYNELEVVEGMKLDRGYISPYFITNSKTQKCELDDPLILIHDKKVTNMHAVVKVLEMALKKQKPLLIVAEDVESEALGTLIINKLRAGIKVCAVKAPGFGENRKANLQDLAILTGGEVITEELGMNLENVEPHMLGTCKKVTVSKDDTVILDGAGDKKSIEERADQIRSAIENSTSDYDKEKLQERLAKLSGGVAVLKIGGASEAEVGEKKDRVTDALNATKAAVEEGIVPGGGVALLYASKELDKLQTANFDQKIGVQIIQNALKTPVHTIASNAGVEGAVVVGKLLEQGNTDLGYDAAKGEYVDMVKAGIIDPLKVIRTALVDAASVSSLMTTTESIIVEIPKEEAPAPAMGGMGGMDY from the exons ATGTACCGCGCGGCCGCTAGCCTCGCCTCCAAGGTGCGGCAAGCCGGGagcagctccgccgctcgccag GTTGGAAGCAGGCTTGCCTGGAGCAGGAACTATGCTGCCAAGGACATCAAGTTTGGTGTTGAGGCCCGTGCTCTGATGTTGAGGGGTGTTGAGGAGTTGGCAGATGCGGTCAAAGTGACAATGGGTCCAAAG GGGCGCAATGTGGTTATTGAACAAAGCTTTGGTGCACCGAAAGTCACAAAGGATGGTGTGACTGTTGCGAAGAGCATTGAGTTTAAGGATAGAGTAAAGAATGTTGGTGCAAGCCTTGTGAAACAAGTTGCTAACGCAACTAATGACACTGCTGGTGATG GTACCACATGTGCCACTGTTTTGACAAAAGCAATATTTACTGAGGGGTGCAAATCTGTCGCGGCTGGAATGAATGCAATGGATTTAAGGCGTGGAATCTCAATGGCTGTTGATGCTGTTGTGACCAATCTTAAGAGCATGGCCAGGATGATCAGCACTTCAGAAGAAATTGCACAG GTGGGTACAATATCAGCAAATGGGGAAAGGGAAATTGGTGAGCTTATTGCCAAGGCTATGGAGAAGGTTGGCAAAGAGGGTGTGATCACTATTGCG GACGGCAACACCCTTTATAATGAGCTGGAAGTTGTGGAGGGTATGAAACTTGACAGAGGTTACATCTCTCCGTACTTCATTACAAACTCAAAAACCCAGAAATGT GAATTGGATGACCCATTGATCTTAATTCATGACAAGAAGGTTACAAATATGCACGCTGTGGTGAAGGTTTTAGAAATGGCTCTAAAG AAACAAAAGCCTCTACTGATTGTTGCAGAAGATGTGGAAAGTGAAGCATTGGGCACTCTCATTATTAACAAGCTTCGTGCAGGCATCAAG GTCTGTGCTGTCAAAGCTCCTGGTTTTGGAGAAAACAGAAAGGCAAACTTACAGGACCTCGCTATCCTTACTGGAGGAGAG GTAATAACTGAAGAGCTAGGAATGAACCTTGAGAATGTTGAGCCTCACATGCTGGGTACATGCAAAAAG GTGACCGTCTCTAAGGATGACACTGTTATTCTTGATGGAGCTGGAGACAAGAAGTCTATTGAAGAGAGGGCAGATCAG ATTAGATCAGCAATTGAGAATAGCACTTCAGATTACGATAAGGAAAAGCTCCAGGAGCGGTTGGCAAAGCTCTCTGGAGGTGTTGCTGTACTGAAG ATTGGAGGAGCCAGCGAAGCAGAAGTTGGTGAGAAGAAGGATAGAGTGACAGATGCACTGAATGCTACTAAAGCTGCCGTTGAAGAGGGTATTGTACCAG GTGGTGGTGTTGCTCTTCTCTATGCATCGAAGGAGCTTGATAAATTGCAGACAGCGAACTTTGATCAGAAGATTGGTGTGCAAATCATTCAGAATGCTTTGAAG ACACCTGTACACACCATTGCGTCCAATGCTGGGGTGGAGGGAGCAGTAGTTGTGGGCAAGCTTTTGGAGCAAGGAAATACTGACCTGGGTTATGATGCTGCTAAAG GCGAATACGTTGACATGGTGAAAGCTGGTATCATTGACCCACTAAAGGTGATCAGAACTGCTTTGGTGGATGCTGCTAG TGTGTCGTCCCTGATGACCACCACGGAATCCATTATTGTAGAGATCCCCAAGGAAGAGGCACCGGCTCCAGCAATGGGTGGCATGGGTGGAATGGACTACTAA
- the LOC136538981 gene encoding GDSL esterase/lipase At5g33370-like translates to MIERFTYSKDRSMSRSGSASLSLLAAVLLAVGMLARPSECARAFFVFGDSLVDNGNNNYLMTTARADSPPYGIDYPTHRPTGRFSNGKNIPDIISEHLGAEPTLPYLSPELRGQKLLVGANFASAGVGILNDTGFQFVDIIRMSQQLQYFGEYQGKLRALVGAARARQMVRRSLVLITLGGNDFVNNYYLVPFSLRSRQFSLPDYVRYIVSEYKKILIRLYAMGCRRVLVTGTGPLGCAPAIMAQLSRNGECAAELMRAASLFNPQLARALDQLNARFGAGTFIAANAFRVHFDFVSDPAAFGFATAKEACCGQGPHNGLGLCTAASNLCADRSKYVFWDPYHPTERANRFIVSQFMSGSLDYVSPMNLSTVLQMDATLD, encoded by the exons ATGATTGAACGCTTCACCTACTCCAAGGACCGATCGATGAGCAGGAGCGGCAGCGCCTCCTTGTCCTTGTTGGCGGCCGTGCTGCTGGCCGTGGGCATGCTGGCGAGGCCGTCAGAGTGCGCGCGCGCCTTCTTCGTCTTCGGCGACTCGCTGGTGGACAACGGCAACAACAACTACCTCATGACCACGGCGCGCGCCGACTCGCCGCCGTACGGGATCGACTACCCGACGCACCGCCCCACGGGGCGCTTCTCCAACGGCAAAAACATCCCCGACATCATCA GCGAGCACCTCGGCGCCGAGCCGACGCTGCCGTACCTGAGCCCCGAGCTCCGCGGCCAGAAGCTGCTGGTCGGCGCCAACTTCGCGTCAGCCGGCGTCGGGATCCTCAACGACACCGGCTTCCAGTTC gTGGACATCATCAGGATGAGCCAGCAGCTGCAGTACTTCGGCGAGTACCAGGGCAAGCTGCGCGCGCTGGTGGGCGCGGCCCGGGCGCGGCAGATGGTGCGCCGCTCGCTGGTGCTCATCACGCTCGGCGGCAACGACTTCGTCAACAACTACTACCTCGTCCCCTTCTCCCTGCGCTCCCGCCAGTTCTCGCTCCCGGACTACGTCCGCTACATCGTCTCcgagtacaagaagatcctcatc AGGCTGTACGCGATGGGTTGCCGCCGCGTGCTGGTGACGGGCACGGGTCCCCTCGGGTGCGCGCCGGCGATCATGGCGCAGCTCAGCCGCAACGGCGAGTGCGCCGCGGAGCTGATGCGCGCGGCGTCGCTCTTCAACCCGCAGCTGGCGCGCGCCCTGGACCAGCTCAACGCGCGCTTCGGCGCCGGCACCTTCATCGCGGCCAACGCGTTCCGCGTCCATTTCGACTTCGTCAGTGACCCGGCCGCGTTCGGATTCGCCACGGCCAAGGAGGCGTGCTGCGGCCAGGGCCCCCACAACGGGCTGGGGCTGTGCACGGCGGCGTCCAACCTGTGCGCCGACCGGAGCAAGTACGTGTTCTGGGACCCGTACCACCCCACGGAACGCGCCAACCGGTTCATCGTCAGCCAGTTCATGTCCGGCTCGCTCGACTACGTCAGCCCCATGAACCTCAGCACCGTCCTCCAGATGGACGCCACGTTGGACTAG